From a single Silene latifolia isolate original U9 population chromosome 6, ASM4854445v1, whole genome shotgun sequence genomic region:
- the LOC141588587 gene encoding vinorine synthase-like, which produces MEAQLQVKVISNEIVKPSCPTPPERRTRKLSFLDESFPAIHMPLLLVYTGKKEFTKPPLYDSPIITSLKTSLSETLTQFYPLARRLENEYTVSCNDQGIPFIVTSVDGQLNDYLNSPRKLDYLGSKFLPPLDILSLGELPITTVVPLAFQVNLFECGGVVIGSFGIHKLVDAISMLNFLKYWTAHASGRYSSLVQPDFDTIIRVFPPLSDNARVRISGGSGSSDDATGATGLSQHLNLPIKVVAKSFKFNNVDIKKLKVEGTSETVPNPTSFAVVVGFVWKHVIKAILSNDNDDNTSDDDPQAAIPTALTFGANLRSRTRPPLSMQSMGNIVACLHARLDYEHGNFSIYLN; this is translated from the coding sequence ATGGAGGCACAACTACAAGTTAAAGTTATCTCGAACGAGATCGTGAAGCCGTCGTGTCCAACACCACCTGAAAGGAGAACCAGAAAACTGTCGTTCCTAGACGAAAGTTTTCCGGCCATTCATATGCCGTTGCTTCTCGTATACACCGGCAAGAAAGAGTTCACCAAACCACCCCTGTATGATAGTCCTATAATTACAAGCTTAAAAACATCACTTTCCGAAACCCTAACTCAATTCTACCCTCTGGCAAGGCGGTTAGAGAATGAATACACCGTCTCCTGCAACGACCAAGGCATACCCTTTATTGTCACAAGTGTCGATGGCCAACTTAATGATTATCTCAACTCTCCTCGGAAACTTGATTATTTAGGGAGCAAGTTTCTTCCTCCACTAGACATCCTTTCCTTAGGGGAACTTCCCATTACTACGGTTGTTCCTCTTGCCTTTCAGGTTAATTTATTCGAGTGTGGTGGGGTCGTTATTGGGAGCTTCGGCATCCATAAGCTCGTTGATGCCATTTCAATGTTGAACTTCCTAAAGTACTGGACCGCCCATGCAAGCGGGCGGTACAGTAGCCTAGTCCAGCCTGACTTTGATACTATCATTAGGGTCTTCCCCCCGCTTTCCGACAACGCGCGGGTGAGAATTAGTGGTGGTAGTGGCAGTTCTGATGATGCGACAGGTGCAACTGGCCTGTCGCAACATCTTAATTTACCCATCAAAGTAGTGGCGAAGAGCTTCAAGTTCAACAATGTTGACATAAAAAAGCTTAAGGTTGAAGGTACAAGTGAAACCGTCCCAAATCCTACCAGCTTCGCGGTGGTGGTGGGATTTGTTTGGAAGCATGTCATCAAAGCAATTTTAAGCAACGACAATGACGATAATACTTCAGACGATGATCCTCAGGCAGCTATTCCTACCGCGCTTACCTTTGGCGCAAACTTACGATCAAGAACTAGACCTCCACTCTCCATGCAATCAATGGGTAACATAGTCGCTTGCCTGCATGCTCGTCTTGACTATGAACATGGTAATTTTTCAATTTATCTTAATTAA
- the LOC141588589 gene encoding uncharacterized protein LOC141588589, with product MAGIARLSKEAFAYLSNVPQQWSRHQFDPLTACDHNTSNFVESFNAVINDMRAKLILVLMEEIRQYQMNKIAERIDIAEAMQPYDPTPYAKGVIKAGGGEFEVVEGTTTAFPVNLKNETCLCGAWQVTGIPCKHACRVIYHNKEEPMQYLNGYFSWMCYKLTYSNIMHPMPDKDQWPEFQFPMIQPPLQERSAGRPARQRKRKPDEKKKKRGSRSIIIRCSIYKTIGHNARSCQGGPTTKKRRTDGASTSTNQPPI from the exons ATGGCAGGTATAGCTAGACTTTCTAAAGAAGCTTTTGCTTACTTGTCCAATGTTCCCCAACAATGGTCCAGACATCAATTTGATCCACTAACAGCTTGTGATCATAATACCTCAAACTTTGTTGAGTCTTTTAATGCTGTGATTAATGACATGAGGGCCAAACTAATTCTTGTCTTGATGGAAGAGATAAGACAATATCAGATGAACAAGATAGCAGAAAGAATTGATATAGCTGAGGCTATGCAACCATATGATCCTACCCCATATGCAAAAGG AGTGATAAAAGCTGGAGGTGGAGAATTTGAGGTGGTTGAAGGTACCACAACTGCCTTTCCTGTAAATTTGAAGAATGAAACATGTTTGTGTGGGGCATGGCAGGTGACTGGGATACCATGTAAGCATGCATGTAGGGTCATCTATCACAACAAAGAAGAACCAATGCAATATTTGAATGGCTACTTCTCTTGGATGTGTTATAAGTTAACTTATAGCAATATCATGCACCCTATGCCTGATAAGGATCAGTGGCCTGAATTTCAGTTTCCTATGATCCAGCCACCACTACAAGAAAGATCAGCAGGAAGGCCAGCTAGACAAAGAAAGAGGAAGCCtgatgagaaaaagaaaaagagaggcAGCAGGTCCATCATCATCAGATGTTCTATTTACAAGACAATAGGCCACAATGCAAGATCATGCCAAGGTGGTCCAACAACAAAGAAGAGAAGGACTGATGGTGCTTCAACTTCAACAAATCAACCTCCAATCTGA
- the LOC141588590 gene encoding uncharacterized protein LOC141588590, whose product MATTEWMASKLEDELTANPGMPVQGISDLLMGKFGITVKKRTMYKVRSVVVEKVFGGHEESYNFLPAYAEMIKQTNPGSWALITWHSPYTDRLTYFKGMFVSFSAWTKGFLRGCRPIIGVDGCHLKGRFKGMLLSALSLDGNNNLFIIAYAIVGKETTESWSYFFRNLKMAFQREGCTKWDWTFISDRMKGVEKALSNVFPIATRRICAQRFVHKFQGEMGRAWLS is encoded by the coding sequence ATGGCAACAACTGAATGGATGGCTTCTAAATTAGAAGATGAATTGACTGCAAATCCTGGTATGCCAGTTCAGGGCATATCAGACTTGTTAATGGGTAAGTTTGGGATTACTGTGAAAAAGAGGACAATGTACAAGGTCAGAAGTGTAGTTGTTGAGAAGGTGTTTGGGGGACATGAGGAAAGTTATAATTTTCTGCCTGCTTATGCTGAGATGATCAAACAGACCAACCCTGGTTCTTGGGCACTTATTACATGGCATTCCCCTTACACTGACAGGTTGACCTATTTTAAGGGAATGTTTGTTAGCTTTTCTGCGTGGACAAAAGGATTCCTGAGAGGTTGTAGGCCAATAATAGGAGTTGATGGCTGTCATCTGAAGGGGAGGTTTAAGGGAATGTTATTGTCTGCATTATCTCTGGATGGCAACAATAACTTGTTTATCATTGCATATGCTATTGTTGGTAAGGAGACAACTGAGTCATGGAGTTATTTTTTCAGAAATTTGAAGATGGCATTTCAGAGGGAAGGTTGTACTAAGTGGGACTGGACTTTCATTAGTGATAGAATGAAAGGTGTTGAGAAGGCTTTATCAAATGTGTTCCCAATCGCCACAAGAAGAATTTGTGCTCAAAGATTTGTACACAAATTTCAAGGAGAAATGGGCAGGGCCTGGCTATCATGA
- the LOC141588591 gene encoding uncharacterized protein LOC141588591: MDYSPSPNSSWVWRRICKVKHEIAPGYTDGIWHQQEGFSSAKCYDWLKGQAPKMKWERVVWTGWSFPKHNFLGWLWAHEALQTKSKLLNYGVVDEDTCQLCGMGSENQEHLFFDCPYSRRVIHKKLSDAKGMDIPTTNALEWCVNRQGSKVKKEVQYAMVVCVVYVLWQQRNTCRQEMVLVRPEWLAKRILNDMKARIRERDKSHLSIFYMEWLESKNLM, from the coding sequence ATGGACTATTCTCCTAGTCCCAATTCTAGCTGGGTGTGGAGGAGAATATGCAAGGTTAAACATGAAATAGCCCCTGGATACACTGATGGGATTTGGCACCAGCAGGAGGGGTTCTCCTCTGCTAAATGCTATGACTGGTTGAAGGGGCAGGCTCCAAAAATGAAGTGGGAGAGGGTAGTCTGGACTGGCTGGAGCTTTCCCAAGCACAACTTCCTGGGGTGGTTGTGGGCACATGAGGCATTGCAGACAAAAAGCAAACTGCTGAACTATGGGGTGGTAGATGAAGATACCTGTCAGCTCTGTGGAATGGGGAGTGAAAATCAGGAGCATCTATTTTTTGACTGCCCTTACAGCAGACGGGTTATACATAAAAAGTTAAGCGATGCAAAGGGGATGGATATTCCTACAACAAATGCTCTAGAATGGTGTGTGAACAGGCAAGGGTCTAAAGTGAAAAAGGAGGTGCAGTATGCTATGGTGGTTTGTGTAGTGTATGTGCTATGGCAGCAGCGTAATACTTGCAGACAAGAGATGGTTTTAGTTCGTCCTGAATGGCTAGCAAAAAGAATTTTGAATGATATGAAAGCTAGAATAAGGGAGAGGGATAAGAGTCATTTAAGCATTTTTTATATGGAATGGTTAGAGAGCAAGAATCTTATGTAA
- the LOC141658944 gene encoding uncharacterized protein LOC141658944: MDSSVNASANTVSANINMIPMLDGTNFKYWKENVMIVLGCMDLDLALRDERPATLTATSTSDAKRDMEKWERSNRMSLMIMKRAIPESFRGTMSEEDNAKKFLVELEKRFVKNEKSETNTLLTSLVSNRYKATGNIREYIMEMSHIASKLKALKLDLSEDLLVHLVLISLPKKFNHFTVSYNCQKEKWTLNELISHCVQEEERLKQEKTESAHLASFSKDGKKRKKGKEVAVMRPPKKQNKETKEPENSETKESGCFFCGKPGHQKKQCIRYHAWREKKGLSQLPKSS; this comes from the exons ATGGATTCATCAG TTAATGCTTCTGCTAATACGGTATCTGCTAACATCAATATGATTCCAATGCTTGACGGAACAAATTTTAAGTATTGGAAGGAAAATGTTATGATTGTTCTGGGTTGCATGGATCTAGACCTTGCTCTTCGGGATGAGCGTCCCGCTACTCTTACAGCTACTAGTACCTCTGATGCTAAGAGGGACATGGAGAAGTGGGAACGCTCAAATCGCATGAGTCTAATGATCATGAAACGTGCAATTCCAGAATCATTCAGGGGCACTATGTCCGAAGAAGATAATGCCAAGAAGTTCCTTGTTGAGCTTGAAAAGCGTTTTGTAAAAAACGAAAAGTCGGAAACTAACACTCTTTTAACGAGTCTAGTATCCAATAGGTATAAAGCAACAGGGAACATAAGGGAGTACATTATGGAAATGTCTCACATTGCTTCAAAGTTAAAGGCACTTAAGTTAGACTTGTCAGAAGACTTGTTGGTGCATTTGGTTTTGATATCTCTTCCTAAGAAATTCAATCACTTTACTGTCAGTTACAACTGTCAGAAAGAGAAATGGACTCTTAATGAGCTCATTTCTCATTGTGTTCAAGAGGAAGAGAGGTTGAAGCAAGAAAAGACTGAAAGTGCTCATTTGGCATCATTCTCTAAGGATGGTAAGAAAAGGAAAAAGGGTAAGGAAGTTGCAGTTATGCGACCACCAAAGAAGCAGAATAAGGAAACTAAGGAACCTGAAAATTCAGAAACTAAGGAATCAGGATGCTTCTTTTGTGGAAAGCCAGGTCATCAGAAGAAACAATGCATAAGGTATCACGCTTGGCGTGAGAAGAAGG GGCTGTCTCAGCTGCCGAAATCCAGTTGA